In one Silene latifolia isolate original U9 population chromosome 10, ASM4854445v1, whole genome shotgun sequence genomic region, the following are encoded:
- the LOC141607379 gene encoding protein RADIALIS-like 4, producing MEWTFEENKAFENGLVELGHDNPNLVKELSLRFPGKTIEQIQNHYDALLRDVEIIESGCFDEKLDDLYGYNSKQEGSNIQSNVLNTRVQRRRGIPWTDDEHE from the coding sequence ATGGAATGGACTTTCGAAGAGAACAAGGCATTTGAAAATGGTCTTGTAGAATTAGGTCATGACAACCCAAATTTAGTCAAAGAATTATCCCTTAGATTTCCTGGAAAGACGATTGAACAAATCCAAAATCACTATGATGCATTATTAAGAGATGTTGAGATAATTGAATCAGGTTGTTTTGatgaaaaacttgatgatttATATGGTTACAACAGCAAACAAGAAGGATCAAATATACAGTCAAATGTACTAAATACTCGTGTACAAAGGAGAAGGGGCATTCCTTGGACTGATGATGAGCATGAGTAA